The Brassica napus cultivar Da-Ae chromosome C7, Da-Ae, whole genome shotgun sequence genomic interval GATCACATAGAAGATTTTGGGTCTTAATACCATCTAAAAATCCCACTAATCATTTCGAAatgactgaaattcttcttttttaaaatctcGAGGTCAATCAACTGAATCACAGTGAACTAGTTCAACTGCTTTATTCATTTTTTCCCGACcatattatgttaaaaactgAGGCAATATTGTTCCTTTTTATTCGCGGTTAAATGTTACAGTGATTCAGGTCTTATATTCAAACCTTTGCCTCAATTATTCgtccacatatatatatatatattttttatcaacaatTATTCGTCCATATATTTTCCAAAAATCCCATTGAATATATAAAAGTAGCTTTCCGCAAGGACGTGTATGTAATTTGCATAAACGTACGTGACGGTGCATCGCTCCTCATAGTGCGTTTAAGTTGgtacaaataaaataagagaGCCTATCTGGCCCAATATGGGCCCATTTACTTTTCCTTTTTATTGTCTATTCGAATTATTTAGTTTTCCCGCCTAAAATGTATTATACCCTTCTCCAAATCCCTAATAAAGCctcgaaaacaaaaaataatcaaatatttaatttcgtttttcaatttcttcgtctctctctctctctctcgcgagTCACCGGAGGAAGCTGACTGAGTAGAGAAGCGAGTCCCGGTAGATTTATTTCCGTCTGGAAACAGGTGTCAACACACCGAGTTGACCGTAGAGTGGTGGGGAGATGGAGGAAGAAGAGCCAACGGGTGAGTTTCGCGGCGAGTCTCAGCCTGAGCAGAGGAAATCTGGAACTCCGAGGCTTTACATCAAAGAGCTTGTCATGAGGAACTTCAAATCATACGCTGGTGAACAACGCGTCGGACCTTTCCACAAGGTTAGCGTTTATTCGTTTTCCAAAATTGAGTGAAAAGTTAGGCTTTAGGGTTTCGATTAGATCGAATTGGAAGCTGATTAGGGTTGGGTTTTATTTGGGTTTCCTTGAATTTGAGTCTAGTCACCTCGTGAATTACATCATAGCCTCCGTTTCGAACTTCTGCCTTCCGGCTACTCTTGATTGCAGTTGCGAAgtacatgaattttatttgagCTTATATGTTGTGGATTCAAAAATTAGGGTTACTGAATATCATTTGTCTTGGACTGTCGTAAAAATTCAGAGTTTTTCTGCGGTGGTTGGACCTAATGGGAGTGGAAAGAGCAATGTGATAGATGCAATGCTCTTTGTATTTGGGAAACGAGCTAAGCAGGTGTGTACTCAttccattttattttgttgCTAGTGCTTGCTTTCgatgagtatttctctttttaaatcAGCTCTGTTTGAGTaaccttatgtttttttttttgctatcaGATGCGGCTCAACAAAGTGTCTGAACTAATTCACAACTCAACCAATCACCAGAACTTGGACAGTGCTGGGGTTTCTGTACAGTTCGAAGAGATTATTGATAAGGTAACGTTGTTCACTGCTTTCCTTTCATCGGAGACCTTGTTATGAGCTATACTGGCTGCTGTCAAAACTTTTACTTAAGGCTGCATAATGTGTTAAATAGTTaactcttgatttttttttttttggttcagagCTTTCGTGGACTTTTCGTATTCTGTTTAAATCTAGCTCTTTAGGAGAAGTTCTGGAGTTAGACCGTTTATGTCTACGTATTTTTAATTGACTTTAGGGAAGTTTTCTGTTAACGTGCATTGATATTCTGAACTAACACAGGAAGATGGCTCCTACGAAACTGTTCCTGGAAGTGATTTCATGATTACCCGGGTTGCATTCCGAGATAATTCTTCCAAGTATTATATCAATGAAAGGTCGAGCAATTTCACTGAAGTTACCAAAAAGTTGAAGGGGAAGGGAGTAGATCTTGACAACAACCGTTTCTTGATTCTTCAGGTTATCACTTTTGAGAAACTGCCTATATATTGTTACATTTTCATGTGTCCcctactaattttttttcttgaatgttGACAGGGGGAGGTAGAGCAGATATCACTCATGAAGCCGAAAGCACAAGGTCCCCATGATGAAGGTTTTCTTGAATATCTCGAGGATATTATTGGAACGAATAAATACGTGGAGAAGATAGATGAATTAAATAAGGAGTAAGTGATCCATGCAATctacaatttattttaaatgaccAAATGATGAGTCCCCAAGAATTGCGTTTGGGGCGCAATTGCAAACTTTCCTGCTTTCTTCTTGTGGACTATGCATATTTGTTATTGGTGAATGGGTTCGTAAATCACAATTCACCAGGCGGAATAGATGTAAGTGGTTCCTGACTTGTTGGatgttaattttataattaaaattgcCTCTCTGAAATCTAGGCTTGAAACCCTCAATGAAAAGCGGTCTGGAGTTGTACAAATGGTGAAACTAGCAGAGAAAGAAAGGGACAATTTAGAGGTTCGTAGACGTCTCCCCTTCTTATATGTCACCTGGTTTGTTGTACTTGTTGTTGAAGTCTTTCTTTTTGGAACAGGGTGTGAAGGATGAAGCAGAGACTTACATGCTGAAAGAGCTATCTTATCTTAAATGGCAAGAAAAGGCTACAAAAATGGCACATGAAGATACTTTAGCTAAAATTACCGAACAGAAAGAGAGCTTGCAGAATTTGGAAAACAGTCTAAAGAATGATCGGTAAGTGCTAGTAAATTTTCTTtgaaatagcaaaaaaaaattgatgaagtCATTTTTGACACATCGTATCATGCTGTTTCAGAGAGAAAATGGATGAGAGTAATAAGGAATTGAAGGAACTAGAGTCTGTGCATGAAAAACATAAGAAGACACAAGAGGTTTGTCTGAAATCCGGATGAGTTATGCGCTCATGCTTATGACTGACGTCCCTAAAatcattttgttttctcttccGCTGCAATGACCAGGGTCTTGATAATGAACTTCGAGAGTGTAAGGAGAAGTTCAAAGAGTTTGAAAGGCAGGACGTAAAGCACAGGGAGGATTTGAAGCATGTGAAgcaaaaaatcaagaaattagaggataaacttcaaaaggttgGTTATAAAAGGATTTACTTGTTTATGTGGTACCTTACCTGTGTTTTTATGCAGGATTCATCCAAAATCAATGATTTGACAAAGGAGTGCGAGGACTCGAGAAATCTTATACCTAAACTTCAGGAAAATATACCAAAGCTGCAGGAGGTCCTGGTAGACGAGGAGAAGGCACTGGAGGAAATCAAAGAGAAAGCTAAAGGTGTGTTTTTCTTCTTATGCCCAATAATGATGACCTTTTTACCTAACCCTGGCAGCTTCTTTAACAACATTGCAGTTAAAAGGACTTGGAATTGGCAACCTGTTAAACAAAATAGTACCCATTATAATGATTAGCTAGTTCTGCTGAATATTTCTGTCAATTTTGTTACAGTTGAAACTGAAGGTTACCGGTCTGAGCTTACAAAAATTCGTGCTGAATTAGAACCTTGGGAAAAAGATCTAATTGTCCACAAGGGAAAGCTGGATGTTGCATCATCCGAAAGTGAGCTCTTGAGCAATAAGGTACCATTTAGTAATAACATTTGCTTCAAGTGAagaactttttcttttctacaTAAGTTGGCTCATCTTCAAAAGAATTTCCTGATTCTTTTAATTAGTTAACTCCATCAGGTTCGTTAAAGAATATTTTTACCATATTTAGATCTTTCTATGCTGGCTGGACCTGTTTTCTATCTGAAGATTTCAATATACTGTTGGATagcaatttttgcatcctttgAACATCACTACTTTGTTATTCTAGCATGAAGCTGCTCTGAAGGCCTTCACAGATGCTCAGAAACAGCTCACTGATATATCAGggaggaaagaagaaaaatcTGCAGCAACTACTTCTATTAAAGCTGATatagagaagaagaaacttgAAGCAACGGAAGCTCGAAAAGTCGAAGAGGTATGTACTTTCCTTAGGATTGTATTATTTGCAGATTGGGTTTTGAATTGAGATTATGCTTCTTGACTTCAACAGGAATCACATAGAGAACAAGAAACTCTTATTCCACAAGAGCAGGCAGCCAGAGAAAAAGTCGCTGAACTAAAGTCAGCTATGATTTCTGAGAGGAGTCAGGGTGATGTTTTGAAGGCAGTTTTACGAGCCAAGGAGAACAATCAAATTGAAGGAATATATGGAAGGATGGGGGACTTAGGTGCCATTGATGGTAactatattgatttatattctaGTATAAACATTCCGCTGTCATTTGCTATTAGAGAATGTTATTTGCTCCCTGTAGGATGAGATGTGGAATTTTAGTTGAACTTTCTTGCATGTTAAATGGTTTTTAGATGTAAAGTCACAGTTCCATGTCTAGatgatattaaatgtaatataacAAAAGCTTTTAATCACTGACATTGGTTGTCCTTGCAGCAAAATACGATGTTGCCGTATCAACTGCTTGCGGTGGCCTTGATTACATTGTTGTGGAAACAACGTCTGCCGCTCAGGCATGTGTCGAGCTGCTGCGGAAGGGAAATCTTGGCGTTGCAACGTTTATGATATTGGTATTGCATACTAATTTCTGTATATATGCCTTCAATCTTTACCCAACTggtgaattttatttaaaatgctaACTTACATCAGAAGAATAGTTGTAGAGAGATCTTTAGATCTGTAATATGAGTTGGTCTtagtaaattattatatttagttaGGACGTTACAAGTGTGTTATGGTGGATTTGAATCGGCATATCAAATGCAATATGCAGTGCTCTGAGTAAGTTCTTAAGGGGACCAGATCCAAAGCCTCATATTCTTACGCCTAGTAATTCCTCTTGCaaataaataatgaatattccttgtaaaatgtTCGTTTTTTGCAGGAGAAACAAACCAATCATTTACAAAGATTGAAGGAGAGAGTGAAGACACCCGAGGATGTTCCACGCCTCTTTGATCTGATTAGAGTTAAGGATGAGAGGATGAAACTTGCATTCTACGCATCCTTGGGAAACACTGTTGTGGCAAAAGATCTTGATCAGGTATATTATGTTTGCTCATTAAGACTGGCTCAACAACAACATTTATTTACTGGCCTTAATACGGATGAATTCAGCTATGCTTAGCTAATTTAATGAAAAGAAGATGACTAATAACCTCAGAAAATACAAAGTTTCTATGGACCCCAACAACTGAACTATTAGATACAATTTGTTTTGGTTATCAGGCAACACGTATTGCATATGGTGGTAACAGAGAATTTCAAAGGGTCGTTACTCTTGACGGTGCTCTCTTTGAAAAATCTGGAACCATGAGTGGAGGTGGAGGCAAGCCACGTGGAGGAAGAATGGGAACCTCTATCCGAGCCACTGGTGTGTCTGGCGAAGTTGTTGCTAATGCTGAAAACGAGCTCTTCAAAATTGTTGACATGTTAAACCACATCCGTGAAAAGATTGGCAATGCGGTGAGACAATATCGGGCTGCAGAAAACGAAGTCTCTCGCCTCGAGATGGAGCTGGCGAAAAGCCAAAGGGAGGTATTGTCTCCTGTGATCTTATCAGTGTAGCCCTCCCTTGAAATATATGATCAGATTGTCTTAACTGCAATAAAACGTTACTTTCTTCCATCTAATAGATCGAAAGTCTCAACTCAGAGCATAATTACCTGGAGAAACAACTAGCTTCCCTGGAAGCTGCATCTCAGCCAAAGACAGATGAGATAGAGAGGCTTAAAGAGCTCAAGAAA includes:
- the LOC106411334 gene encoding structural maintenance of chromosomes protein 4-like, encoding MEEEEPTGEFRGESQPEQRKSGTPRLYIKELVMRNFKSYAGEQRVGPFHKSFSAVVGPNGSGKSNVIDAMLFVFGKRAKQMRLNKVSELIHNSTNHQNLDSAGVSVQFEEIIDKEDGSYETVPGSDFMITRVAFRDNSSKYYINERSSNFTEVTKKLKGKGVDLDNNRFLILQGEVEQISLMKPKAQGPHDEGFLEYLEDIIGTNKYVEKIDELNKELETLNEKRSGVVQMVKLAEKERDNLEGVKDEAETYMLKELSYLKWQEKATKMAHEDTLAKITEQKESLQNLENSLKNDREKMDESNKELKELESVHEKHKKTQEGLDNELRECKEKFKEFERQDVKHREDLKHVKQKIKKLEDKLQKDSSKINDLTKECEDSRNLIPKLQENIPKLQEVLVDEEKALEEIKEKAKVETEGYRSELTKIRAELEPWEKDLIVHKGKLDVASSESELLSNKHEAALKAFTDAQKQLTDISGRKEEKSAATTSIKADIEKKKLEATEARKVEEESHREQETLIPQEQAAREKVAELKSAMISERSQGDVLKAVLRAKENNQIEGIYGRMGDLGAIDAKYDVAVSTACGGLDYIVVETTSAAQACVELLRKGNLGVATFMILEKQTNHLQRLKERVKTPEDVPRLFDLIRVKDERMKLAFYASLGNTVVAKDLDQATRIAYGGNREFQRVVTLDGALFEKSGTMSGGGGKPRGGRMGTSIRATGVSGEVVANAENELFKIVDMLNHIREKIGNAVRQYRAAENEVSRLEMELAKSQREIESLNSEHNYLEKQLASLEAASQPKTDEIERLKELKKIISKEEKEIEKLEKGSKQLKEKALELQTSIENAGGENLKGQKAKVEKIQADIDKSNTEINRCNVQIETHQKMIKKLTKGVEDGTREKERLEGEKEKLLTVFKSIEQKAFAIQEKYKETQKLIDEHKDVLTEAKSNFEKLKKSVDELKASRVDAEFKVQDMKKKYNELELKEKGYKKKLNDLQIALTKHMEQIQKDLVDPDKLQATLMDNNLNEACDLKKSLEMAAVLEAQLKELNPNLDSIAEYRSKVELYNGRVDELNSVTQERDDIRKQHDELRKRRLDEFMAGFNTISLKLKEMYQMITLGGDAELELVDSLDPFSEGVVFSVRPPKKSWKNIANLSGGEKTLSSLALVFALHHYKPTPLYVMDEIDAALDFKNVSIVGHYVKDRTKDAQFIIISLRNNMFELADRLVGIYKTDNCTKSITINPGSFAVSQKTPA